In the genome of Peromyscus eremicus chromosome 1, PerEre_H2_v1, whole genome shotgun sequence, the window CTCCTCTAGTTCTTGATTGCCCTGGCGATTGTCCAGCTAATTGTCTTTGCATAGCAAATTAGTGAAGTAATGTCTTCCTTTCTGTGGCTCCTTGGTTCAGCCTGGCACTGATTCACAGCTGTTTCTGCCTACATCTTCAAGGAGATCTCACCCTACTAAAGAAGGCTACAGACACATTCTCCTGCAGGAAGAGTATAGCATCCTGAGAGTCTCCTCCATCTGCACTTATGGGCTGTTTAACCAACTGCCTTCTTTTCTACAATTTCTACTCTAGACTTCTGAGTGCTGACTGAATATCACAGACATAGTTTCAATAGAGACAATGAACATTTCCCCATTAGCTGTCATTTTTCAGATAGTGACCCTCTCCTTGTTATTTCTGCTGACTTATTTTGCCTACAATTATTCTGTTGAGTATTGTGTGGCATTTCATCCAATTGGATGTGCCCAATTCTCTAACAGTCCTAACCTAAGTGTGCACAATAGTGTGTGTCTCTACTTGGTGTGACTTTACATAAGAGCTAGCTCTTAATTTCATAAGATAAAAGCTGTCACTTACTCCATCATCTGAATATGTTTAATGCtcttaataaaattttcttacGTATAACTCTAGATATGTTCTAAATGACATTATAAATTTTTCATTACTCATCTTTTAATTTTAGATGAGATATGAAGAATTAATGTCTTTGAGTGTTTTTATAGCTACTAAAATTATCTTCTTTTATACCAATTCTAGAAAATATTAGTATATTTTCATTCTCTTACATTATACTTGATAGTATTGGCTCTCACATTCCATTGCTTCTCACAGGCCAAATATCCTAGCCCATAATGCTGCCTGTTCCATCATTATGAAGGCATATGCCTCAGCCATATGTGTGTGCTGAGGCCTTTAGATAGCTTAGAGTAGTATGCATGGTAAGAAATAATTGCCCCTGTCATTAACTTTGAGAAATTCTtgatatgtagtccaggctgagaTTGTACTCCAGAGCTCTAAAGGACATTTTGATTTAGTCATTTTTATAGCTCTTTGGATTActaatattttcattcatttgacCAGAGAAATGGCTTTGGCCATTATTTACATAAAATCATATCCAATCACAAAATGGACTTCTGGAATCTGATCATCAAAATCATTTTATTGTCACAAACTACAGCTGGGATTCTGggaaatttctctcttttttactaCTATCTCTTTCACTACGGAGAAAGCAAATTAAAGCCCAcagatttgattcacatgcaccTAATGGCAGCCAACACCTTGATCATTCTCTCTAGAGGAGTGCCAAACACAATGGCAGCTTTTGGATTGAAGCAGTTTGTAAATTATTTTGGATGcagattaattttatatattcaaaGAGTTGGCCGGAGTGTGTCCATTGGCACCACCTGCCTCTTGAGTATCTTCCAGGCCATCACCATCAGTCAGAAGGAATTCTGCTGTAAGGATCAAAAAGTTAAATCTGCAAAATACATTGAATGCTGCATTGCCCTCCTCTGGGTCTTGTACATGTTGATAAATGTCATTTTCCCTGTGTACCAATTTATCCAAAGGAATAGTAAAAATGTGACAAGAAAATGGAACTTTGGATACTGCTCAACTGGTGGGCGGCATGAAATCAATGACTCCCTCTATTCCGCACTGGTGGTATGTCctgaaatattcttttcttttctcatggcCTGGTCTAGTGGCTACATGATTGTCATTCTGTACAGACACAAACTGAGTGTTCAACACATCCATAGCACTTGTAGTTCCAGGAGAATCAGTTTTGAGTCCAGAGCCACCCAGAACATCCTGGCCCTGGTGTCTACATTTCTGGCTTTTTatactctctcctccatcttacaAGGCTGCATTGCCCTTTTGCATAATTACAATCAGTGGCTGGTGAACATAACTTTCCTAACATCTCTATGTTTTCCTTGTTTTGGaccctttgtttttattaatcattACTCCATGGTGCCTAGACTTACTTGTTCCAGATCATGAAAATATCGCTTGTTCTTATTTTAAGTGTGTAAGTGATATGTTTTGTGTGGTATACAGGTTTACTTATACCTCACCTTCAGAAAGTCAGTACAAAAAGTTAAGAAGGTAATGCCTTGTCTTTTAACTATTAACAAAAGTGATGAGTCGCAGTTTTGTCAGCTGGTTGTACTAGCAGTCTCCCTGAACTTATCCCATTGTATAGAGGATGATCTCACTCTTCAATTTACACCTGCTAGGCTTCCTTTTGTCCAGCTGATGTCCAAAGGTTAAAGCAAAAATTTCTCTTAATAGAGCTGACCATATTTGGGCTTTTATTCTGCCAGGGCATTCTGAGTACTTGGTTATTTTACAGACAGCTTGTTGGTCCTACAGTCTAACTTCAAGGAAAACTAAAACTGTGTTTGGCCATGAAGTTGTGCTTCAGGAGGCCCTGGTCCATTCATTACTGTTCTACTCTGTATCAGTACCAGCAAACTTCTTCAGCTGTAACTTCCCAAATACATGCTTTCAGCTCCATGAAAGACAATTAGGTTGATTTGTTCTGAAGCTTGTAGCAACAGTCCTCCACAGAGCCTCAGAAAAGAGAATCTTCCCTtgccccttttaaaaaaaatatgatcaatATCTTTCATCTCCTACAGAAACCATTGAAAATGAATGATGATTTTGATGTTATCTTGAATTTGGGTTGCATTTATGTTCATTAGAGAGATTAGTCTATgaattttcttgttgctgtggtgTTGTATCTGGTTTGGTATCAAaacagccttggttcaggggtAGGTGTTTGGACCTGACTCAATTGAGTATATcagactctgctgactctccactggaggccttgccttggaggaggtgggaatgggggttgggaggaaggctgggtgattgaagcagggaggggaggggatctgtggttcgcatgtaaaataaataaaaaaattcttaataaaaaaagaaaagaaaaaaagagttaagaaggtgtagctagagttttcctgcctggcccacggtcagggcaaatctctctcacccgccagtcccacagccactcagacccgaccaagtaaacacagagacttatattggttacaaactgtatggccatggcaggcttcttgctaactgttcttacagcttaaattaatccatttctattcatctataccttgccacgtggcttgtggcttaccggtactttacatcttccttgtcctgatggtggctggcagtgtctccttcacccagcttcctgttctctcaattctcctctctgttagtctcgcctatacttcctgcctggccactgaccaatcagtgatttatttattgaccaatcaacaacatatttgacatacagaccatcccacagcacttccccttttcttttcttaaaaaggaaggttttaacctttacacatctccaaagtcagcttggtatatttgggaatttgggcgtagcttttcttactacttcctgctggaggggggcgctgtatcttatggggatacaaagaaaatttttaggattatggaatagtccatgagagtgtatcatctgagccagttgccttcaaaccattctggatgttggatcatctcagccatggggtcatcggagacctttcagggggtcttggctggtcaaacctgatgtatcttaatcttgaacaaatccatagcctctggctttctgtggaaacaaaatcagagcctcctttccaaagcaacatatccttacatccaaattttgaagtcaaggtacctttaaaatatacattttggcataactcaacagcttttgtaatcaaatgtttttctttagttacaaatatcaaagagaacataatccagattctctgtgtggtagccatctttacatggcttatttttttatattagcttgagcctattgctttaaactgcagccttctaagcctgaaatggcactggcactatggctgctgactccgcccacttcagcttcccaacatggaggtaGTACGTtttcgccagctctgggagccatcaactctcagaaatagtggatctatgcttctatcaaagtagcgtgtagcccagaaacctcttttttttttgtactagcaaaggctaaatccaccacacagcttaatgtgccacttgcagaggcctcattcccgccatactgcaggtcgagcatgcacgccaggaacccgccatagtagctcaaacacacaggctgccgctagcttgaaagagacaactaggagctgtttttagctccgctttaaaatctttttactcaggttttaggtggaaacgcTTGCCAAcatggacgccatttgtagctagagttttcctgcctggcccacggtcagggcaaatctctctcacccgccagtcccacagccactcagacccgaccaagtaaacacagatacttatattgcttacaaactgtatggccatggcaggcttcttgctaactgttcttacagcttaaattaatccatttctattcatctataccttgccacgtggcttatggcttaccggtactttacatcttcattgtcctgatggcagctggcagtgtctccttcacccagcttcctgttctctcaattctcctctctgttagtcccgcctatacttcctgcctggccactgaccaatcagtgatttatttattgaccaatcaacaacatatttgacatacagaccatcccacagcaagaaggcAATTAATATACCCATTGAGGACATtcatcaaaaaactaaaaatggaattactttaTAACCCAGCTATTCCATTCCAGGGCATATACCCAACTCCATATTCTTCCATGGAGAAATATGCACATCCATgattattgctgctctatttactATAACAATGAATTGAAACccacatatatattaataaacatttaaatcCGTAATCAAATTTGTGTTCGTATATAAAATGGACTATTACTCAACAACAGTGATTGAAGAAGTCTCAAAATGTGTAAGAAAATTGATGGGCATACCTAGTAAAATTAAGCCAGATCacacaaactgagaaagaaaaaaaaatcacatgttctCTTTCATGTGCAAATCCTATCCTATAATGTGCAAATGTGTATAGGTAAATGGGTGAGTATAACTATATTATAACACATATAAAGCAGACCAAGAAAGGTAATTTTACACAAAGGAGCAGGCAAAGGCATTTGTTAGTTATGGAACAGTATATCAagttaattatttctttaatttcaacTCTGCCATTTTCTTATTCTGCAGTGGATAGgggcataaaaataaaattgctagTGACAATGTAAAACCCTAAACAAAACTCTATGGCTTTACCATTGCTATTCTAACTGCATAGAACTAAAGTGAATCATACTGAGCTTAGGTGTGGGCAAGTGTCCCTTTGAGTGTTTATTGCAACTTCATCTCTTTAATGTGTTTATTCATGAGCTCATTACAATAAAGTGATTTTAGTATAAAATAAAGTGGTGTCACAATTTATCAAAAGATATAAGAATGGCTGAGCTATGGCCACCTTTAAATGTAGTACATCACAGATATGGACTCAATGAAAGATATCAGTTGATTATCTAATTAGATGCCACAAAAAtacactttcttttttcccttttattgaaaatagtcaGGAggcccataaaaatactaaatggaaAGCTATATTGTGTTACAGAGACTAGATGAAGACCTGTGCAGTCCCTGTACTTGTGGCTTCAGTCTCAGTGAATTCATAGAgttttgctcagttgattcagagggccttgttgtCCTGATGTCACCCATCCACTCTGGTGCTTGcactctttttgcctcctcttgcAAGGAGATGTCTCATCTCTTAAGGGATGGACTTGATGCAATCATCCACTTTTCCAGCTCTGATGCCagaaatacttttaataaaatcCAGCATTGCTTCATCATAAATGTCATGGAGTGTCCAGAGATACAGGAATAATATCTCAGCATAATAAATGCCAAATATTACAAACCTACAGCCAAAGGTTAGGACCCAAGAATAATATACATAGGAATTACATGCTTACTGACCACTTCCAGTTATGTTTAACCAGCAAAAAGTTCCACAATTTTCTAAATAGTGCTATAGTTGGGGTACATCCTGTAAAACAAAAGTCTTTggaaaactattttcaatttctAAATCTATTGGACCCTTATTAATAAAAGGAACAGGTTGGGTGAATGATAAAGATATGATGAGGGAAGTTAAATGAGCACAAAACCCCCAAAGGGAACTAGAGAATATAGGACAATTGTGTATTTGAGTTGTATAAAAAAGTGCTCCAAGAAATGACAAAGACTTAGGTGTTAACAGTATTTACTAGTGTCATAGAGGATTTGAAAATGCCAAAAACATGAGGGGCAAAGCATTTGGAGTAGTGTCTAATGTAAGATATTGTGATTGAGAGGAGGCATAGAACATGAGGATTGAGACAAAGAGGACTGACAATGAACAATTGGCTGGAGGCTGGGAAGGTCACTGCTAAGTGAAAACACAGAGTCACTCAAAGAGTTTCCAGGGTAGAAATAGAATGTAATAGACACCAGTGGGGTATGACGAGGTGTAGTGGATTTGTGAAAATCACAGTAATAGAGAGACGTTGAATACAGATAATATTTCACAATGACCCTATAATGCCCCTGAACCCTCTTTTGATACTAGATATTGGTCTATAGTTCAAAACTTTCAACATGCATCAGAAAGCACATGATGCAAATAACATTTAAAGTGAATCTAGGTTACATTCATACTCAGATTTAGACACAATAACCACTGTCAATATGCCTAGGAGTTTTACAGATCCTGAATTTAGAACTTTGTGTTGCAATGTCTGAACCTGTCCTAAGAAGTGATCATACATAATgatattcattattttttgtaattaatatactATAAGATCTACCATTAGAAGGGTGCTAGCTGTCTTTCAAATTCCTAGTCTCTTTTactttacatacatataaaattaggcatatatatatatatataatgatatattttgaattatataaaatgtaaatatatgagaAATATTACATATGTTTATCTTTATAATAATTAGCATTATATGCATACTAATACACTGCTAAATTCATTTAGTGTtggttatatgtatataattttagggCTGACTACAtagtattgaataaccaatccctaaggaagactgattctccctttaTGTGCACTCATTAAATAGCTTTCCATCGAGAGGTTGAGAATTGGCAGATTTGCCATCCAAGTTGGCATGTCAAATGGTGCTGCCACTGTTCAGGCCTTGTTTCCAAAATCATATTCTTGAAATTTCATGAATAAACTTAAGCTTGTCTTAAGAGGAAAGAATTCATGTCTGGGACTGTTAACTTAGCTCCATATTTAGTGCCTGATGAGGCCATTAATCTAGAAGAGAACTTAGTATTCCTACCTTCCTACaccaatataatttaaaattgtattctaTGTACTTACTCTGATACCCAGAGGTAAGAGCAGGTCTCAGCCTTCATCAGCAAAGAAACTTCCATTGGTAGTAAATAGAGATCATTACAGAAGTCCAaaactagtcaaaatgcagagaacaactgactatgGGGTGCTGAGCCACATTTTGATGTTTCTCCAACACATATACTGCAACTAAATCAAAGAACAACTTTCGAGCAGTGGAAATGTAAAATTTAAGGGTCAGTACATATGCTGAGAGATTATATTCTCTCTATATAAAAAAGAAGCAGAACATACAGGCCCTTACTACcttcacatttcttttatttactccCATATTTAAATCCATATATAACAATTATAGACCAGTATGTTCATGAGagtaaatatatgttatttttctAAGCTAAATCCAACTTGCTGCAaatttgttctttcattttttctccaCAACTCAATAaaattcacacatacacagtgcatccTTGATTATGATACATACTCttaatgctcttaattgctgtgATATCTATTTTTCTCTATGGATTATGATCTCATTGAAAGAAAtggtaattttttaatatttacatcCATCTTTAGACATTGTCCTGAGTAGAGATGAATTTTCAGTAAAAGTTTGATTATAGGAATAAAAAGATGATACAACAAAAGAATAGAAAGAGGACAGGCAATGTAAATGTTGAAACTCTGAATTGTAATGTGTTGTTTGATATTAGCAACTGCAGCAGAGCATTGAAGCTGAGATGTAGTGACTGATGAGCAGAAAGGGACAAAATGCTGGAAATCAAGGAGCTGTTTATGCAATGGCAATGACCAGCCATCTAGTGATTCCAGTTATAAAAGTTAAACATATGGTTCAGATGTCAGATATTGTATAAAAGAGCACAAAACTGTTTACCAGGACAAGGATGATTTGGGTGACTCTGGTGTCATGAGATGACCTAGGACACAGGACTCTGCACATGTGTTGGAACCTCTGATTGTGTTTCAACAAGATAAGCACCATGTAACTACTGGCCTGCATCATGAGTCCTAAACATGTGACATCAGAGGAGCCCAATAAGGTTACATATAAGATGTGGATGTATATTTTTTAGATTTGGGTACAGCACAGCATAAGAAATCTCTAAACCCAATGCAGTTCCTTCCATCCCAGATGTCTGTCAGCAGTAAAGCAATGATTCCATAGTGATCAGTTGCAGGGACCAGCATAGGATGACAGAAAGTCCAATAATCTTGGGGGCTGtggctttaaaatgtttatatttgacATTCTTTGAAGTGATCATGCCTGACTGGAAGAAACTTAAGAGAGATGTGGAGCATAGGGACAATCTTATGGCCActctatagaaataaaaacaatttaatatACAATGCTATATAGAATACAAAATGCAGCATTGCTTGAGGTATTACTTCatgcaaaagaaaatgaagttagcCCTAGTTGTGTGTTTGACAATTAGGTCTATAACTCTTGCCCTGATCTCAGAGAATTCATCCATGGTAATACAGCAAAGCAAGGCTAGGTTCAGAGCATTTCCATTGCTGTCTGGGCCAGCATGGCCATGTCTGTGGATGGCATTCTAATATActtccaaaagagagaaaaagatttaGCTAACAACTCACAGGTGTCATATCCCCTTCACTCACGTAAACCTCTGAATTACAAGGGTTAGAGGGAGGCATCTTTAGCAACTGAAGCATGTTAGGTACGTTTTCAAGGtgaagcagatatattttagacagaaaggttatcttcaaacactttagagatctaCTCAATATGACAGTTAAGGTGTTTTAATAGCACagattcttttttatgactatgagacatgtctgctcctggcagcaccaacctACAtcaataatttttgtttgaatagaaaaatgaattttgttcatatgactgtttttttttgctttgttccaTTTAAAAACTGCATCTGTGTTTGCAAACTATTCTATTGAAGCTTGAATTGTCTTGTAGGCCAATATAATGTaggtataaaatataattatacaaaCTGTCAATACTGATCATATAATACATTAAAACATCTTTACCTATAACTTGaattcaataaatttaaaaattgcttcatagccgggcggtggtggtgcacgcctttaatcgcttcactcgggaggcagagccaggcggatctctgtgagttcgaggccaacctgggctaccaagttagttccaggaaaggcacaaagctacacagagaaaccctgtctcgaaaaaccaaaaaaaaaaaaaattgcttcaaTATCAGAATTAAAGTCATGAGAACATTTACCTAATTTTTTATCAGTTATCATTATTTACACCTAGAAAATTATCACTAATTCAGGgtagtttta includes:
- the LOC131901023 gene encoding vomeronasal type-1 receptor 4-like, which produces MDFWNLIIKIILLSQTTAGILGNFSLFYYYLFHYGESKLKPTDLIHMHLMAANTLIILSRGVPNTMAAFGLKQFVNYFGCRLILYIQRVGRSVSIGTTCLLSIFQAITISQKEFCCKDQKVKSAKYIECCIALLWVLYMLINVIFPVYQFIQRNSKNVTRKWNFGYCSTGGRHEINDSLYSALVVCPEIFFSFLMAWSSGYMIVILYRHKLSVQHIHSTCSSRRISFESRATQNILALVSTFLAFYTLSSILQGCIALLHNYNQWLVNITFLTSLCFPCFGPFVFINHYSMVPRLTCSRS